A genomic region of Eucalyptus grandis isolate ANBG69807.140 chromosome 5, ASM1654582v1, whole genome shotgun sequence contains the following coding sequences:
- the LOC104444213 gene encoding LOW QUALITY PROTEIN: alpha-glucosidase 2-like (The sequence of the model RefSeq protein was modified relative to this genomic sequence to represent the inferred CDS: inserted 1 base in 1 codon), whose amino-acid sequence MTIREGQAVAADVTAGDMIFEPILEEGVFRFDCSANDRAAAFPSLSFVNGKDRDTPIKIHHVPSYIPTYQCLFGQQIVKLELPAGTSFYGTGEVSGQLERTGKRVFTWNTDAWGYGPGTTSLYQSHPWVLAVLPSGESLGILADTTRCCEIDLRNKSIIQFTAPSSYPVITFGPFASPGAVLTSLSHAIGTVFMPPKWSLGYHQCRYSYDSDDRVREITSSFREKKIPCDVVWMDIDYMDGFRCFTFDKDRFSDPKSLVDSLHRDGFKAIWMLDPGIKREEGYFVFDSGCKSDVWMKAADGTPFVGEVWPGPCVFPDFTQSKVRHWWAQLVQDFISNGVDGIWNDMNEPAVFKSVTKTMPESNIHXGDDELGGVQNHSHYHNVYGMLMARSTYEGIKSSNENKRPFVLTRAGFVGSQRYAATWTGDNISNWEHLHMSISMVLQLGLSGQPLSGPDIGGFVGNATPKLFGRWMGIGAMFPFCRGHSEMDTNDHEPWSFGEECEEVCRLALKRRYRFLPHIYTLFYMAHKTGTLVASPTFFADPKDPRLRTLENSFLLGPLLVCASSMPHQESNDLQHVLPKGIWLTFDFDDAHPDLPLLFLQGGSIIPLGPPHQHVGEANLSDDLTLLVALNEHGTAKGILYEDDGDGYKYLEGEYLLTHYIAERESSLVTIRVYTEEGSWKRPKRRLHVMLLLGGGAMVDAWGMDGDTIQITLPSEDEVSKMVAASEKKYNARLESCKRIPDVEEISSHKGVELSRTPIELKSGEWIAKVVPWIGGRIISMEHVPSGTQWLHSRIEINGYEEYSGREYRSAGCTEDYAVIERNLEHAGEEESLMMEGEIGGGLAIQRLISIRKDNPKVFQIDSSLVARKVGAGSGGFSRLVCLRVHPTFTLLHPTESFISFTAVDGSKHELWPDSGEQTFEGNLLPKGEWSLWDKCLGVGLVNRFNVSEVVKCLIHWGTETVNLELWSEERPVSKESPLKVSHEYEVVRMS is encoded by the exons ATGACTATTCGAGAAGGTCAGGCGGTTGCGGCGGATGTCACTGCGGGAGATATGATCTTTGAGCCTATTTTGGAGGAAGGAGTTTTCCGCTTCGATTGTTCTGCGAACGACAGAGCGGCGGCGTTTCCTAGCCTTTCTTTTGTCAACGGCAAGGATAGGGACACGCCGATAAAAATTCATCATGTCCCGTCTTATATCCCGACTTACCAATGTCTCTTTGGCCAGCAGATTGTCAAACTTGAG CTACCTGCTGGGACCAGTTTTTACGGGACTGGCGAAGTCAGTGGACAGCTTGAGCGCACAGGAAAAAGA GTGTTTACATGGAACACGGACGCATGGGGTTATGGCCCCGGTACTACATCTTTGTACCAATCTCATCCTTGGGTGCTAGCTGTTCTTCCGAGTGGAGAGTCACTGGGGATTCTTGCTGACACGACACGATGTTGTGAG ATTGATCTGAGAAACAAGTCAATAATACAGTTCACGGCTCCATCCTCATACCCTGTCATTACATTCGGTCCATTTGCTTCACCTGGCGCAGTTTTAACATCCTTGTCTCATGCAATTG GAACCGTGTTTATGCCACCAAAGTGGTCCTTAGGCTATCATCAATGCCGCTATAGCTATGACTCTGATGACAGAGTTAGAGAG ATCACGAGTTCATTCAGAGAAAAGAAGATTCCTTGTGATGTCGTATGGATGGATATAGATTATATGGATGGGTTTCGCTGCTTCACTTTTGACAAG GACCGCTTCTCTGATCCAAAATCTTTGGTAGATAGTCTCCACCGAGACGGGTTTAAAGCTATCTGGATGCTTGATCCTGGTATCAAACGCGAAGAGGGGTATTTTGTCTTTGACAGTGGTTGCAAAAGTGATGTCTGGATGAAAGCAGCAGATGGGACTCCATTTGTTG GGGAGGTGTGGCCTGGTCCTTGTGTTTTCCCCGACTTTACACAGTCAAAAGTCCGTCACTGGTGGGCTCAGTTAGTTCAGGATTTCATTTCTAATGGAGTTGATGGTATATGGAATGATATGAATGAACCGGCTGTCTTTAAG TCTGTGACGAAGACCATGCCTGAGAGCAACATTC AGGGAGATGATGAACTTGGAGGTGTCCAGAATCACTCACACTATCATAAT GTTTATGGAATGCTGATGGCTAGATCTACGTATGAGGGCATTAAATCATCTAACGAAAACAAACGTCCATTTGTCCTTACTAGAGCTGGATTCGTCGGTAGCCAGAGGTATGCAGCTACTTGGACTGGTGATAACATTTCAAACTGGGAGCACCTGCACATGAGCATCTCAATGGTACTTCAGCTG gGTCTCAGTGGTCAACCACTTTCAGGACCTGATATCGGTGGATTCGTAGGAAATGCGACACCCAAGCTTTTTGGAAGGTGGATGGGTATAGGTGCAATGTTTCCATTCTGTCGTGGACACTCTGAAATGGACACCAATGACCATGAGCCTTGGTCATTTGGTGAGGAG TGTGAGGAAGTCTGTCGCCTGGCACTGAAGCGGCGCTACCGCTTTCTTCCCCACATATATACTCTTTTCTACATGGCTCATAAAACGGGCACTCTTGTGGCAAGTCCGACCTTTTTTGCTG ATCCCAAAGATCCCAGGTTAAGGACActggaaaattcatttttattaggGCCACTCTTGGTTTGTGCAAG CTCTATGCCACATCAGGAATCAAATGACTTGCAGCATGTGTTGCCCAAGGGTATTTGGCTGACCTTTGATTTCGATGATGCACACCCG GATCTGCCCTTATTATTTCTACAAGGTGGTTCAATCATTCCTTTGGGTCCTCCCCACCAACATGTTGGTGAAGCTAATCTTTCAGATGACTTGACACTCCTTGTGGCTTTGAATGAGCACG GGACCGCGAAGGGCATTCTTTatgaagatgatggtgatggatATAAGTATTTGGAGGGAGAATATCTGCTAACTCACTATATTGCAGAACGTGAATCTTCGCTGGTTACCATAAGAGTGTACACAGAAGAAGGTTCATGGAAGAGGCCAAAACGTCGTCTGCATGTAATGTTGTTACTAGGTGGAGGGGCAATG GTTGATGCGTGGGGCATGGATGGCGACACTATCCAAATTACATTGCCTTCAGAGGACGAAGTGTCTAAGATGGTAGCTGCAAGTGAGAAGAAATATAATGCACGCTTAG AGAGCTGTAAGCGCATTCCAGACGTTGAAGAGATCTCAAGCCATAAGGGTGTAGAACTTTCGAGGACCCCTATTGAGCTAAAAAGTGGGGAATGGATAGCCAAAGTTGTTCCTTGGATTGGGGGAAGGATCATATCAATGGAGCATGTTCCTTCAG GTACACAATGGCTTCATAGCAGAATTGAAATAAATGGATATGAAGAGTATAGTGGAAGAGAGTATAGGTCTGCTGGATGTACTGAGGACTATGCTGTCATCGA GAGAAATCTTGAGCACGCTGGAGAGGAGGAATCTCTTATGATGGAAGGTGAAATTGGTGGTGGACTGGCTATTCAACGACTCATATCTATCAGAAAGGACAACCCTAAGGTGTTTCAAATTGACTCTAGCCTTGTAGCCAGGAAAGTTGGTGCTGGTTCTGGTGGATTTTCAAG GTTGGTCTGCTTGAGAGTACACCCCACATTCACCCTGTTGCACCCTACAGAATCTTTTATCTCATTTACAGCTGTTGACGGTTCTAAGCACGAACTTTGGCCCGATTCTGGCGAGCAGACTTTTGAAGGGAATCTTCTACCTAAGG gtgaATGGTCGCTCTGGGACAAATGCCTTGGTGTGGGACTAGTCAATCGGTTCAATGTTAGTGAGGTCGTCAAGTGTTTGATCCACTGGGGAACCGAAACAGTTAATCTGGAACTATGGTCGGAAGAGCGGCCCGTTTCCAAAGAGTCCCCTTTGAAGGTGTCCCATGAATATGAGGTTGTAAGAATGTCCTGA